The following coding sequences lie in one Phalacrocorax aristotelis chromosome 4, bGulAri2.1, whole genome shotgun sequence genomic window:
- the MBOAT4 gene encoding LOW QUALITY PROTEIN: membrane-bound ghrelin O-acyltransferase MBOAT4 (The sequence of the model RefSeq protein was modified relative to this genomic sequence to represent the inferred CDS: substituted 3 bases at 3 genomic stop codons) — translation MRWADLLVLLPAAPYQLAAFPFAALFHHLCASERLSLTARYIFLLAGGWLLAGTAMGSYAMLLLIPAAGSVLILLFVSPACAHTWVFTLQMSWQTLCHLGLSSQELDPQDARPAIALSAIMLLTQKATSLALDIHEGLVPLQLGQGYLQRALPLCSYLLFFPALLGGPLCSFSRFQAQAKSPGAVPCPLRATGQRCLWALALQGLHTGLAGGLAGRQGCAGPGXLPCLXARALLLRLAYYVHWVLDEALLELAGFGLEAGQGDLSAHDLWTLETTHRLAVFTRTWNKSTSRWLRRLIFQHCPTQPLLATFAFSAWWHGLRPGQLFGFLCWAVMVEADYCIHSFLSAQATSRGAKLLYRGTTWVFTQLIVAYILVAVETESFSMLCLLWTSCNSILPLSYSFALLLLLLAKKLKQNXACPGLTCVGGGAHPCTHEHTG, via the exons TTGtccttctccctgcagccccgtACCAGCTGGCGGCTTTCCCCTTTGCTGCTCTCTTCCACCACCTCTGTGCTTCGGAGCGCCTCTCTCTGACTGCCCG GTACATATTCCTCCTCGCTGGAGGATGGCTCCTTGCTGGCACAGCCATGGGCAGCTATGCCATGTTGCTTCTTatccctgctgctggctccgTGCTCATCCTCCTCTTCGTCAGCCCAGCTTGTGCCCACACCTGGGTCTTCACCCTCCAGATGTCCTGGCAGACGCTCTGCCACCTGGGTCTGAGCAGTCAGGAGCTGGACCCACAGGATGCCAG GCCAGCCATTGCCCTCTCTGCCATCATGCTTCTCACCCAGAAGGCTACCTCTCTGGCCCTGGACATCCACGAAGGACTCGTGCCACTCCAGCTGGGCCAGGGGTATTTGCAGCGTGCGCTGCCCCTCTGCAGCTACCTGCTGTTTTTCCCAGCCCTCCTCGGAGGTCCCCTGTGTTCCTTCAGCAGGTTTCAGGCCCAGGCCAAGTCCCCGGGGGCTGTCCCCTGCCCGCTGAGGGCCACTGGCCAGCGGTGCCTCTGGGCGCTGGCCCTGCAGGGGCTGCACACAGGGCTGGCGGGAGGGCTGGCCGGCAGGCAGGGCTGCGCCGGCCCAGGCTGACTGCCCTGCCTCTGAGCACGGGCCCTGCTCCTGCGGCTGGCATACTATGTGCACTGGGTGCTGGATGAGGCCCTCCTCGAGCTGGCAGGCTTCGGGCTGGAGGCAGGCCAGGGAGACCTTTCCGCCCATGACCTGTGGACGTTGGAGACCACGCACCGCCTGGCCGTCTTCACCCGAACCTGGAACAAGAGCACGTCCCGCTGGTTGAGGAGACTCATCTTCCAGCACTGCCCTACCCAGCCACTCCTAGCCACCTTTGCCTTCTCTGCCTGGTGGCACGGCCTCCGGCCTGGGCAGCTTTTTGGGTTCCTGTGCTGGGCTGTCATGGTGGAGGCTGACTACTGCATCCATTCCTTCCTCAGTGCCCAGGCCACCTCCCGGGGTGCAAAGCTCCTCTACCGTGGCACAACCTGGGTCTTCACACAGCTCATCGTTGCCTACATCCTGGTGGCTGTGGAGACCGAGAGCTTCTCCatgctctgcctgctctggaCTTCCTGCAACAgcatccttcccctctcctaCAGCTtcgcgctgctgctgctgctgcttgccaAGAAGCTGAAGCAGAACTGAGCCTGTCCTGGGCTAACTTGTGTGGGTGGTGGGGCACATCCCTGCACACATGAGCACACAGGGTGA